The DNA sequence CGCCCGCACCGCGCTGCGCAAGGCGGGGCTCGCTCCCGCACCCGCTGACGGCACGACGCCCGAGCCGCAGGCGTCGGCGGCCGTGGGCGCGGGGGGCGCAGTCCCGGTGGCCGGCCGGGGCGGCGGCGAGGAGCGGCCCCCGGCCGCCTTCCCGTCGGCCGACGGATCGCCGAGCACGGGCGGTCCGTCGGAGCGGCCCGGGCGGACGGGAAGGCGAGCGGAGGGGGACGGCGGGCCGGATGGTACGGCTACTGGCCGGAGCCGATCACCGGGTAGTGGTCGGAGAGGTTCGTGTAGGTGTAGCTCCTGCCCCAACTGGAGACCGTCCAGGGGGCGCTCCGCTCCTTGACCACGTCGTTCCTCCAGCCCGACGGCTTGGCGTGCCCCGTACGGTGCAGGACGTGGTCCAGGTCCTCGCGCGGGTCGTCGGGGTAGCGCTCGGAGGCTATGGAGTTGTCACGGGTGTCGAAGGAGTACGGGTGGCCCGTCCGGGTCTCCGGCGCGGTCAGGCCGGCGTCGGCGAGGAACGACGCGTACTCGGCCGAATGCCTGTCGACGTTGAAGTCGCCCGCCACGACAACCTGTTCGGAGGCCGGGATGTTCTTCGCGTCGAGGAACGCGTCCATCTGCCGGAACTGCCGGCTGCGCATCTGTGCGGCCTCGCCCGCCGAGCAGCCCGGGTCGGTCGACTGGGCGTGGGTTCCGACGACGTGGACCCGGGCGCCGTTGACGTTCAGCACCGTGTAGGCGAAGCCCTTGTTCGAGAACCAGTCGCCGCCGCACGCGTCCTTGAAGACGAACTGTTCCTTGCGCACGATCGGCCACTTGCTCAGGATCGTGACGCCGCCGTCCTCCGGCGTCGCCGCCGCGTACGAGCCGCCCGTCGCGTCCCAGCCGCTCTTGCTCCGGCCGACCACCGGGGTCTGGTACGGGTACGGGGACGCGGAGTTCCGCAGCAGCGCGTCGGAGGCCCCGTTGTCGAAGGCCTCCTGGATCACCACGACGTCATTGCCCTGGAAGAACGACGTCTTCGGGATCTCGGCCGCTCGGTGGTCCTGACCCCAGTTGGGGTAGAGGGACTTGCTGAAGAGGAACGCGTTGTACGAGAGCACGCGCAGGGACGGGGTCTCGGCAGCCGCCGCCTGCGGAGCGTTCACGGCGAGGGTGACGGTGGCGAGGGTGGCGGACAGGGCCACGCCGGTCAGGCGGCGGAACGCGGTGTTCGGCACGAGGTCTCCTGGGGTCGAGTGGGGGGCGTACCGGGCGACCCCCATCCAAGCAGCGGCAGTTACCCGCGGGTAGACATCGGGTGGCACGAGTCTGTCAGGCCGGCTGCCATCCGGGTTCCCGGACGGGGGCGCCGCTCCCCGGACAGGCACTGCCTCCCGGACGGGCACTGCCTCCCGGACGGGGATGCCGCTTCGCCGCCGAGCACACCGGTCTCAGGCGAGTGCGCCGTACACGATGAGGTTGTCGACCGTATGACCCTGGGAGTCGAACTCCCCGTCGCAGGTGACGAGCCGCAGGGTGCTGCCCTTCGTCGCGCCGTAGACCTTCTCGGTGGGGAACGCCTTCTTGCTGACCGCTTCCTTGCCCGTGACCGTGAAGCGCAGGGTCTTCCCCTCCCCGTCGCGGACCAGTACCTCGGCACCCTTGCGGATGTTCTTGAGGTCGTGGAAGACGGCCCGGCCGAAGCGGGTTTCGTTGTGGCCGATCAGCACGGCGGGACCCGGCGCCCCGGGCACGGACCCGCCGGTGTACCAGCCGACCGTCATGCCCTTGTCCGGCGGCGGGACCTCGACCGTGCCGTCCGTGTTGAGCCCCAGCTCCATGAGAGTGCTCCGTATGCCGATCGAGGGAATGGAGACCTCCGTGGGAGCCTGCCGGTCCGCCTCATCGGCCCCGGTCGATCCGCTCGCCCCGGACGCCGACCCACCGTGCGCGGAGGAGGCGGAGGGCGCGGCGGACGAAGCGGCGGGGGAGGACGCGGAGGGCTCGGCGGACG is a window from the Streptomyces sp. MMBL 11-1 genome containing:
- a CDS encoding class F sortase; the encoded protein is MPSRTPRRVRRTAALLTALATCAALAACSSAEPSASSPAASSAAPSASSAHGGSASGASGSTGADEADRQAPTEVSIPSIGIRSTLMELGLNTDGTVEVPPPDKGMTVGWYTGGSVPGAPGPAVLIGHNETRFGRAVFHDLKNIRKGAEVLVRDGEGKTLRFTVTGKEAVSKKAFPTEKVYGATKGSTLRLVTCDGEFDSQGHTVDNLIVYGALA
- the sph gene encoding sphingomyelin phosphodiesterase, which produces MPNTAFRRLTGVALSATLATVTLAVNAPQAAAAETPSLRVLSYNAFLFSKSLYPNWGQDHRAAEIPKTSFFQGNDVVVIQEAFDNGASDALLRNSASPYPYQTPVVGRSKSGWDATGGSYAAATPEDGGVTILSKWPIVRKEQFVFKDACGGDWFSNKGFAYTVLNVNGARVHVVGTHAQSTDPGCSAGEAAQMRSRQFRQMDAFLDAKNIPASEQVVVAGDFNVDRHSAEYASFLADAGLTAPETRTGHPYSFDTRDNSIASERYPDDPREDLDHVLHRTGHAKPSGWRNDVVKERSAPWTVSSWGRSYTYTNLSDHYPVIGSGQ